Proteins from a genomic interval of Nostoc sp. TCL240-02:
- a CDS encoding homocysteine biosynthesis protein, whose amino-acid sequence MRTIAEINEKIIRQRAVVLTTEELKARVVEIGVTKAAKEVDVITTGTFEPMESSGAIINLGHTDPPIKIRRCWLDGVPAYSGFGAVDLYLGASCAVETTDGEEIRERGGGHVIEDLIAGKAIHVKAQGQVTDCYPRASFETTVTRETINQFYLFNPRNLYQNFIVGVNGGDRPLFTYLGPLQPRLGNAVYSNPGAISPLLNDPDLQLVGIGTRIFLGGGIGYVAWEGTQHFPLQKRLANRTPIGPSATLALIGDAKQMDSHWVRGCYFKSYGPSLMLGVGVPLPVLNEQVVEHCAVQDQDLVAPIVDFSIPRRVRPTFGLVSYAQLKSGKIAIEGKAIRSAPLASLFFSRQVALELKKWIEAGTFTLTEPVSPIPMERSFLPQDRRTDF is encoded by the coding sequence ATGCGAACAATTGCAGAAATTAACGAGAAAATCATCCGCCAACGTGCGGTAGTGTTGACAACTGAAGAGTTAAAAGCACGAGTTGTAGAAATTGGTGTTACTAAAGCTGCTAAAGAAGTTGATGTAATTACCACAGGCACTTTTGAGCCGATGGAATCGAGCGGTGCAATTATCAATCTCGGACACACTGACCCTCCGATCAAAATTCGTCGTTGTTGGTTAGATGGCGTACCAGCATACTCTGGTTTTGGGGCAGTAGATTTATATTTGGGTGCGAGTTGTGCTGTAGAAACGACTGATGGAGAAGAAATCCGAGAACGTGGCGGAGGTCATGTAATTGAAGATTTAATCGCTGGTAAAGCTATACACGTAAAAGCGCAAGGACAAGTAACTGATTGTTATCCCAGAGCAAGTTTTGAAACTACAGTTACCCGTGAAACGATTAATCAGTTTTATTTATTCAATCCGCGCAATCTTTATCAAAATTTTATTGTAGGTGTGAATGGTGGCGATCGCCCCCTCTTCACCTACCTAGGCCCTTTACAACCACGTCTGGGGAATGCGGTTTACTCTAATCCCGGTGCTATTTCTCCCTTACTCAACGATCCCGATTTGCAACTCGTTGGTATAGGGACTCGAATTTTTTTAGGCGGCGGTATTGGCTATGTCGCCTGGGAAGGCACTCAGCACTTCCCCTTACAAAAACGTTTAGCTAATCGTACACCCATTGGGCCTTCTGCAACTTTAGCTTTAATTGGTGATGCCAAACAGATGGATTCTCATTGGGTGCGGGGTTGTTACTTTAAAAGTTATGGCCCCTCATTAATGTTAGGCGTTGGTGTCCCACTGCCTGTATTAAATGAACAAGTAGTTGAACACTGTGCGGTACAGGATCAAGACTTAGTAGCCCCAATAGTAGATTTTTCCATACCCCGGCGCGTTCGACCCACTTTTGGTTTGGTGAGTTATGCCCAACTCAAATCTGGGAAGATCGCTATTGAGGGCAAAGCAATACGCTCTGCCCCTTTAGCGAGTTTGTTTTTTTCTAGGCAAGTCGCCCTAGAGTTAAAAAAGTGGATTGAAGCAGGGACGTTTACCCTCACAGAACCAGTTTCTCCAATTCCGATGGAGCGATCTTTTCTACCCCAAGATCGGCGGACGGATTTTTGA
- a CDS encoding lipopolysaccharide assembly protein LapB, with product MHQTRNRWIVQVVLALAVLAFVGVSVIPIIGAFNNTPSSNQNTASTRGTLPSADQKSKLEDEVRGYELVLQREPENQTALKGLLQARLQLLSQKEKSEVKPADIQVVIEPLEKLAKLNPEQSEYSVLLAQAKQQIGDREGAAQAYRTILSTKPGDLKALQGMVALLISQQRPEAAIGLLQETLSKAAQVNTIQPGSVDTVAVQVLLGSVHASQKRYAQASSVYDQAIKRDPKDFRPVVAKAMLLKQQGKDADAKLLFDSAAALAPAQYKDEIKKAGMTSPIPNSATSPAPSLKSTPK from the coding sequence GTGCATCAAACACGCAATCGCTGGATAGTTCAAGTCGTCTTGGCGCTGGCAGTTCTTGCTTTTGTGGGTGTTTCGGTGATTCCCATAATTGGAGCATTTAATAATACGCCATCCTCAAACCAAAATACCGCTAGCACCAGAGGCACTTTGCCCTCTGCTGACCAAAAATCAAAATTAGAAGATGAAGTACGGGGTTATGAACTGGTTTTGCAAAGGGAACCAGAAAATCAGACTGCGCTTAAGGGCTTATTGCAGGCGCGTCTACAACTACTGAGTCAAAAAGAAAAAAGTGAGGTTAAACCAGCTGATATCCAAGTTGTCATTGAACCCCTGGAAAAGCTAGCCAAGCTAAATCCCGAACAGTCAGAATATTCAGTGCTACTAGCTCAAGCTAAACAGCAAATAGGCGATCGCGAAGGAGCCGCTCAAGCTTATCGCACAATTTTGTCTACGAAACCTGGCGATTTGAAGGCTTTGCAAGGAATGGTGGCTTTGTTAATCAGTCAGCAACGCCCGGAAGCAGCTATTGGTTTGCTGCAAGAAACCCTCTCGAAAGCAGCCCAAGTAAATACAATTCAGCCTGGAAGTGTAGATACAGTAGCCGTGCAGGTGTTGTTAGGTTCTGTTCATGCTTCACAGAAACGCTACGCTCAAGCTAGCTCTGTATATGACCAAGCAATTAAGAGAGATCCTAAAGATTTTCGCCCCGTTGTGGCAAAAGCGATGCTCTTGAAACAACAGGGCAAAGACGCAGATGCAAAACTTTTATTTGATAGTGCCGCAGCTTTAGCACCTGCTCAGTACAAAGACGAAATTAAAAAGGCAGGAATGACTTCCCCCATTCCTAATTCAGCTACGTCTCCCGCACCTTCCTTGAAAAGTACTCCGAAGTAG
- a CDS encoding TMEM165/GDT1 family protein, whose amino-acid sequence MLTAFTAGLLLITVSELGDKTFFIAVILAMHHPRRLVFIGVTAALAAMTILSVLFGQALSLLPKAYIHYAEIVLFLAFGIKLLYDASKMSSAACDTEVIEEAEAAVKKADLELPKKKTSLAIVIEAFILTFMAEWGDRTQIATIALAAGNNPIGVTVGAILGHAICAAIAVIGGKMISGRISERQLTFVGGCLFLIFGVVAAIEGA is encoded by the coding sequence GTGTTAACAGCTTTTACCGCAGGTTTATTATTAATTACAGTTTCCGAATTAGGCGATAAAACATTTTTTATCGCTGTGATTTTGGCAATGCACCACCCACGGCGGCTAGTATTTATAGGTGTGACAGCTGCTTTAGCAGCGATGACCATCCTTTCGGTGCTATTTGGACAAGCGTTATCTTTATTGCCAAAAGCTTATATTCATTACGCCGAAATAGTTTTGTTTCTTGCCTTTGGTATCAAGCTGTTATATGACGCTAGTAAGATGTCCTCGGCTGCTTGTGATACGGAAGTTATAGAAGAAGCCGAAGCTGCGGTGAAAAAAGCAGATTTGGAGTTACCAAAGAAAAAGACTTCCTTAGCAATTGTCATAGAAGCCTTTATATTGACATTTATGGCAGAGTGGGGCGATCGCACTCAAATTGCCACCATTGCCCTAGCCGCAGGTAATAATCCCATTGGAGTCACAGTAGGTGCAATTTTAGGACATGCCATTTGTGCTGCGATCGCAGTTATTGGTGGCAAAATGATTTCCGGTCGCATTTCTGAGCGTCAACTCACCTTTGTTGGCGGATGCCTATTTTTAATTTTTGGTGTTGTTGCTGCCATTGAGGGAGCGTGA
- a CDS encoding protochlorophyllide reductase, with the protein MVQDRKSTVVITGASSGVGLYAAKALAERGWYVVMACRDVAKAQLAAQSVGIPHQGSYTIMHIDLGSLESVRQFVKNFRASGHSLDALVCNAAIYMPLIKEPLRSPEGYELTVTTNHLGHFLLCNLMLEDLKKSSSEPRLVILGTVTHNPDELGGKIPPRPDLRDLQGFAEGFKEPISMIDGKKFEPVKAYKDSKVCNVLTMRELHQRYHESTGIVFNSLYPGCVAETPLFRNHYPLFQKIFPLFQKYITKGYVSQELAGERVAAVVADPEYNQSGVYWSWGNRQKEDGKSFVQKVSPQARDDDKGDRMWQLSAKLVGLA; encoded by the coding sequence ATGGTACAGGATAGGAAGTCAACGGTTGTAATCACAGGTGCCTCTTCAGGGGTTGGTTTGTACGCTGCCAAGGCTCTTGCTGAAAGGGGATGGTATGTAGTGATGGCCTGTAGGGATGTAGCCAAAGCTCAACTGGCAGCCCAATCTGTGGGAATCCCGCATCAGGGTAGCTACACTATCATGCATATCGATCTTGGCTCTTTAGAAAGCGTTCGACAATTTGTGAAGAACTTCCGAGCAAGCGGTCACTCCCTAGATGCTTTGGTGTGCAACGCCGCAATTTATATGCCCTTAATAAAAGAGCCTTTACGCAGTCCAGAAGGTTACGAGCTAACTGTCACCACAAATCACCTGGGACATTTCCTTTTGTGTAACCTGATGCTAGAGGATCTAAAGAAGTCATCTTCAGAGCCAAGGCTCGTAATTTTGGGAACTGTTACCCATAATCCAGACGAACTGGGTGGAAAGATTCCGCCGCGTCCAGATTTGCGCGATTTGCAGGGCTTTGCAGAAGGGTTTAAAGAGCCGATCTCAATGATTGATGGCAAGAAATTTGAACCAGTTAAAGCTTACAAAGACAGCAAGGTTTGTAACGTGCTGACGATGCGGGAACTGCATCAGCGCTATCATGAGTCAACTGGTATCGTCTTCAACTCTCTCTATCCGGGATGTGTTGCAGAAACGCCGCTATTTAGAAACCACTATCCCCTATTTCAGAAAATTTTCCCATTATTCCAGAAGTACATCACTAAGGGATATGTGTCTCAAGAGTTGGCGGGAGAACGAGTTGCGGCGGTGGTTGCCGATCCTGAGTACAATCAATCCGGTGTGTATTGGAGTTGGGGAAATCGCCAGAAGGAAGATGGTAAATCCTTTGTTCAAAAGGTTTCTCCTCAAGCCCGTGATGACGACAAAGGCGATCGCATGTGGCAACTAAGTGCTAAGTTGGTTGGACTGGCTTGA
- a CDS encoding succinate dehydrogenase/fumarate reductase flavoprotein subunit — protein sequence MLEHDVIIVGGGLAGCRAAVEIARTDPSLNIAVVAKTHPIRSHSVAAQGGMAASLKNVDSQDSWEAHAFDTVKGSDYLADQDAVAILTQEAPDVVIDLEHLGVLFSRLPDGRIAQRAFGGHSHNRTCYAADKTGHAILHELVNNLRRYGVQVYEEWYVMRLILEENEAKGVVMFHLLDGHIEVVRAKAVMFATGGYGRVYNTTSNDYASSGDGLAMTAIAGLPLEDMEFVQFHPTGLYPVGVLISEAVRGEGAYLINSEGDRFMANYAPSRMELAPRDITSRAIAYEIRAGRGIHLDGSAGGPFVYLDLRHLGKEKIMSRVPFCWEEAHRLVGVDAITQPMPVRPTIHYCMGGIPVNTDGQVRSSSDGLVDAFFAAGETSCVSVHGANRLGSNSLLECVVYGKRTGAAIAKFVQKRKLPSIDEQRYITQAQQEIQALLEQPGEYRINQVRQAFQDCMTEYCGVFRTEALMSEGLHKLAEIQQRYPQIYLDDKGSCWNTELVEALELRSLMIVGQTILASALNRQESRGAHFREDYSERDDANFLKHTMAYYSPAGIDIQYRPVAITMFEPKERKY from the coding sequence ATGCTGGAACACGATGTAATTATTGTTGGGGGTGGATTGGCGGGATGTCGTGCGGCAGTGGAAATTGCTCGCACTGACCCTAGTTTAAATATTGCTGTGGTTGCGAAAACACACCCAATTCGTTCCCATTCGGTAGCGGCTCAAGGTGGTATGGCTGCGTCGCTAAAAAATGTTGATTCCCAAGATAGTTGGGAAGCACATGCTTTTGATACTGTCAAGGGTTCTGATTATTTGGCAGACCAAGATGCTGTGGCAATTCTCACCCAGGAAGCGCCAGATGTGGTAATTGACCTGGAACATCTAGGGGTTTTGTTCTCTCGCTTACCCGATGGTCGCATTGCCCAACGGGCTTTTGGCGGACATTCCCACAACCGCACTTGCTACGCTGCCGATAAGACTGGTCACGCAATTTTACACGAATTGGTTAACAATTTGCGGCGTTATGGGGTGCAAGTTTATGAAGAATGGTATGTGATGCGTCTCATCTTGGAAGAAAATGAGGCCAAAGGTGTGGTGATGTTCCATCTTTTGGATGGACATATAGAGGTGGTGCGAGCCAAGGCGGTGATGTTTGCCACAGGGGGCTATGGTCGCGTTTATAATACTACCTCTAATGATTACGCCTCTTCAGGTGATGGTTTGGCAATGACTGCGATCGCTGGTTTGCCTCTCGAAGATATGGAATTTGTCCAATTTCATCCCACTGGTTTATATCCTGTAGGGGTGCTAATTTCAGAAGCGGTACGGGGTGAAGGGGCGTATCTGATTAACAGTGAAGGCGATCGCTTTATGGCGAATTATGCACCCAGCCGCATGGAACTGGCTCCTCGTGATATTACCTCACGCGCGATCGCTTATGAAATTCGCGCCGGTCGTGGTATTCATCTCGACGGTAGTGCTGGTGGCCCCTTTGTCTATTTGGATTTGCGGCATTTGGGCAAAGAAAAAATTATGAGTCGCGTCCCATTTTGTTGGGAAGAAGCGCATCGTTTGGTGGGTGTTGACGCGATAACTCAACCGATGCCAGTCCGTCCGACAATTCACTATTGTATGGGTGGTATCCCAGTTAACACCGATGGGCAAGTCCGCAGTAGTAGTGATGGCTTAGTTGATGCTTTCTTTGCGGCTGGAGAAACATCTTGTGTTTCCGTACATGGTGCCAATCGCCTTGGTAGTAACTCTCTGTTAGAATGTGTCGTTTATGGCAAGAGAACTGGGGCTGCGATCGCGAAATTTGTCCAAAAACGGAAGTTACCTTCTATAGATGAGCAACGCTATATAACCCAAGCCCAGCAAGAAATTCAAGCTTTGCTAGAACAACCAGGAGAGTATCGCATTAACCAAGTCCGTCAAGCCTTCCAGGATTGTATGACTGAGTACTGTGGCGTTTTTCGCACTGAGGCATTAATGAGTGAAGGGTTACACAAATTAGCAGAAATCCAACAGCGATATCCACAAATTTATTTAGATGATAAAGGTAGTTGCTGGAATACAGAACTCGTGGAAGCCTTAGAATTGCGAAGTTTGATGATAGTGGGACAGACTATTTTGGCATCAGCCCTAAATCGCCAAGAAAGTCGTGGCGCTCATTTCCGTGAAGATTATTCCGAGCGAGATGATGCTAACTTTCTAAAACACACAATGGCTTACTATTCACCTGCGGGAATTGATATTCAATATCGTCCGGTGGCGATTACTATGTTTGAGCCAAAAGAGAGAAAGTATTAG
- a CDS encoding ABC transporter substrate-binding protein encodes MRKISAALTLSLATIATGFLVGACGDSSTPNGTVTTGSSATPAANSTTTSSAKGLKIGSLLPTTGDLASVGQQMLGSVPLLVDTVNACGGVNGEPVNLVQVDDQTDPKAGAAGMTKLATLDKVAGVVGSFASSVSSAAVSIATPNKVMLVSPGSTSPVFTEKAQKGDFKGFWARTAPPDTYQALALAQLARKKGFKRVSTVVINNDYGVGFEKAFVQTFEKLGGTIVNKDKPVRYDPKAQTFDTEAAAAFAGKPDAVLAVLYAETGSLFLKAAYQQGVAKGVQILLTDGVKSPTFPEQVGKGSDGKYILTGAIGTVPGSDGKALEAFNKLWKDKKGNEPGEYAPQAWDAAALLTLAAQAAKENTGVGIAGKIREVADGPGTEVTDVCEGLKLLKDGKKINYQGASGNVDVDANGDVVGVYDVWTVGDDGKIKVIDKVTPK; translated from the coding sequence ATGAGAAAAATTAGTGCCGCCTTAACCTTGAGTCTAGCTACCATAGCAACTGGATTCCTAGTTGGGGCTTGTGGTGATAGTAGTACCCCCAATGGTACAGTTACCACCGGAAGTAGTGCAACCCCAGCAGCAAACTCAACTACGACAAGCAGTGCTAAAGGACTAAAAATTGGTTCCCTACTACCGACAACAGGCGACTTAGCATCTGTCGGACAACAGATGCTAGGTTCTGTCCCTTTACTTGTCGATACAGTCAACGCTTGCGGTGGGGTGAATGGTGAACCAGTTAACTTGGTGCAAGTAGACGACCAAACCGACCCGAAAGCTGGTGCAGCCGGTATGACCAAACTAGCAACTTTAGATAAAGTCGCAGGTGTAGTTGGTTCCTTTGCCAGTAGCGTTTCTAGTGCCGCAGTCTCCATTGCCACGCCGAATAAAGTCATGCTGGTTTCCCCTGGTAGTACCAGTCCCGTGTTTACTGAAAAAGCACAAAAAGGCGACTTTAAAGGTTTTTGGGCGCGTACCGCTCCCCCTGATACCTACCAAGCACTAGCATTAGCTCAACTTGCCAGAAAAAAAGGTTTCAAGCGAGTTTCTACAGTTGTGATTAATAACGACTATGGTGTGGGCTTTGAAAAAGCATTTGTGCAAACTTTTGAAAAATTGGGTGGAACCATCGTTAATAAAGATAAGCCTGTCCGCTACGACCCGAAAGCGCAGACATTTGATACAGAAGCGGCAGCTGCCTTTGCTGGTAAGCCAGATGCAGTGCTGGCTGTACTTTATGCTGAAACTGGCAGTCTGTTCTTGAAAGCCGCCTATCAGCAAGGTGTAGCTAAGGGAGTGCAGATTCTGCTTACAGATGGAGTGAAATCACCTACTTTCCCAGAACAAGTTGGCAAAGGCAGTGATGGTAAATATATTTTAACTGGAGCGATCGGTACAGTACCCGGTTCCGATGGTAAAGCATTAGAAGCTTTCAACAAACTGTGGAAGGATAAAAAGGGTAATGAACCAGGGGAATACGCCCCTCAAGCTTGGGATGCGGCTGCTTTATTGACATTGGCAGCACAAGCTGCTAAAGAAAATACAGGCGTTGGAATAGCCGGCAAAATTCGTGAAGTCGCTGATGGCCCTGGCACAGAAGTTACCGATGTCTGCGAGGGACTGAAGTTACTCAAAGATGGTAAAAAGATTAACTATCAAGGAGCTAGCGGTAACGTAGATGTTGATGCTAACGGCGATGTCGTCGGTGTATACGATGTTTGGACAGTAGGAGACGATGGCAAAATCAAGGTAATTGACAAAGTTACCCCTAAGTAG
- the crtB gene encoding 15-cis-phytoene synthase CrtB, with the protein MLQLPDSPPRMKTLVSVDESYKLCRHLTAKYAKTFYLGTLLMSPVKRQSIWSIYAWCRRTDELVDGPASAITTPETLDLWEQQLESIFAGHPLENYDVALADTLQRFPMDIQPFRDMIAGQRMDLYRSRYETFEDLYLYCYRVAGTVGLMSTQVMGVDSTMYTAPWHQNKQPYLPTEEAIALGIANQLTNILRDVGEDAKRGRIYIPLEDLEKFNYTEQDFFKGVVDDRWRALMRFQIDRARQFYTTSNQGITYLASDARWPVWAASMLYGQILEVIERNDYNVFSQRAFVPQWKKLRTLPLAWMRSQVL; encoded by the coding sequence ATGCTGCAACTGCCTGATTCCCCCCCGCGCATGAAAACGCTGGTCTCTGTAGACGAGTCATACAAACTTTGCCGACATCTTACAGCAAAGTATGCCAAGACTTTTTACCTGGGTACTTTGCTCATGAGTCCGGTAAAACGTCAATCTATTTGGTCAATTTACGCTTGGTGTCGCCGTACAGATGAATTAGTGGATGGGCCCGCATCTGCTATTACCACGCCAGAAACCCTAGACCTATGGGAACAGCAGCTGGAATCGATTTTTGCGGGACACCCATTAGAAAATTACGATGTCGCTTTAGCTGATACCCTCCAGCGCTTTCCGATGGACATTCAGCCCTTTCGGGATATGATTGCCGGTCAGCGCATGGACTTATATCGCAGTCGTTATGAAACCTTTGAGGACTTATACCTCTACTGTTACCGCGTTGCTGGCACTGTTGGCTTAATGTCAACACAAGTGATGGGTGTGGATAGCACTATGTACACCGCTCCGTGGCATCAGAACAAACAACCATATCTTCCCACAGAAGAAGCGATCGCTCTGGGAATTGCCAATCAACTCACCAACATCCTGCGGGATGTGGGAGAAGATGCCAAACGGGGACGAATCTACATTCCCCTAGAGGACTTGGAAAAATTCAACTACACCGAGCAAGACTTCTTCAAAGGTGTGGTAGATGACCGTTGGCGGGCATTGATGCGCTTTCAGATTGACCGGGCCCGCCAATTCTATACCACATCAAACCAAGGAATTACTTATTTAGCATCCGATGCCCGTTGGCCCGTGTGGGCAGCCTCAATGCTGTACGGTCAAATTTTGGAGGTGATCGAACGCAATGATTACAATGTGTTCAGTCAACGGGCTTTCGTTCCCCAGTGGAAAAAGTTACGCACCTTACCCTTAGCTTGGATGCGATCGCAAGTTCTTTGA
- the pds gene encoding 15-cis-phytoene desaturase — protein MRVAIAGAGLAGLSCAKYLTDAGHTPIVLESRDVLGGLVAAWKDSDGDWYETGLHAFFGAYPNMLQLLKELGIEDRLQWKEHTLIFNQPDKPGTLSRFDVPDIPSPFNVIASILRNKDMLTWEQKIRFAVGLLPAVVRGQKYVEEMDKYSFLEWLERQGVDERVTSDVFIAACKALTFINPDEVSATILLTALNRFLQERYGSKIAFLDGSPTERLCNPIVDYITERGGEVRLNAPLKEILLNADGTVKGYLIRGLNGAEDEVLTADVYVSAISVDPLKVMLPKPWKLMEFFQKLEGLEGVPVINLHLWFDRKLTEIDHLLFSRSPLLSVYADMSNTCREYANPNRSMLELVLAPAKDWIAKSDEEIVAATLAELEKLFPDHFGGDNPATLLKSHVVKTPRSVYKATPGRQQYRPAQVTPIANFYLAGSYTMQRYLGSMEGAVLSGKLTAQAISEALPVANSSNLQTLTRPPATNAATA, from the coding sequence ATGCGAGTAGCGATCGCGGGTGCTGGTCTAGCAGGACTTTCCTGCGCGAAATATCTCACGGACGCAGGTCATACTCCCATTGTCTTGGAAAGCCGGGACGTACTGGGTGGTCTGGTTGCAGCGTGGAAAGACTCTGACGGCGACTGGTATGAAACCGGGTTACACGCCTTCTTTGGGGCATATCCTAATATGCTCCAATTGCTCAAGGAGTTGGGCATTGAAGATAGACTCCAGTGGAAAGAGCATACACTGATTTTTAATCAACCAGACAAGCCTGGAACACTCTCACGTTTTGATGTTCCAGATATTCCATCTCCTTTCAACGTCATTGCATCGATTCTTCGTAACAAAGACATGTTGACTTGGGAGCAGAAGATTCGGTTTGCCGTTGGCCTCCTTCCCGCAGTGGTTCGGGGTCAGAAGTATGTCGAAGAAATGGACAAATATAGCTTCTTAGAGTGGTTGGAAAGGCAAGGTGTTGACGAGCGGGTAACTAGTGACGTTTTTATCGCCGCATGTAAAGCACTCACCTTTATCAATCCTGATGAAGTTTCCGCAACGATTCTCCTAACTGCACTGAATCGTTTTCTGCAAGAACGATATGGCTCCAAGATTGCATTTTTAGATGGTTCTCCCACAGAACGTCTATGCAACCCGATCGTAGATTACATCACAGAACGCGGCGGAGAAGTGCGGCTGAATGCCCCCTTGAAAGAAATTTTGCTCAACGCCGATGGCACGGTGAAGGGATACTTGATTCGAGGGTTAAATGGGGCAGAAGATGAAGTTTTGACGGCTGATGTGTATGTATCTGCCATCTCAGTTGACCCTTTAAAGGTGATGTTGCCTAAACCTTGGAAGCTGATGGAGTTTTTTCAAAAGCTAGAAGGTTTAGAAGGAGTACCAGTGATTAACCTCCATCTGTGGTTTGACCGGAAACTTACAGAAATTGATCACCTACTTTTTTCGCGATCGCCCCTCCTAAGCGTTTATGCTGATATGAGCAATACCTGCCGTGAATACGCCAACCCCAATCGCTCAATGCTGGAATTAGTTCTAGCTCCGGCAAAAGATTGGATTGCCAAATCCGATGAGGAGATTGTGGCTGCAACGCTTGCTGAATTGGAAAAACTTTTCCCCGACCACTTTGGGGGAGACAATCCAGCAACATTGCTGAAATCTCATGTGGTGAAAACGCCGCGTTCAGTTTACAAAGCGACCCCTGGTCGTCAACAGTACCGTCCCGCACAAGTTACGCCCATTGCCAACTTCTATCTCGCCGGAAGTTATACCATGCAACGCTACTTAGGCAGTATGGAAGGTGCCGTACTTTCTGGTAAGCTGACAGCGCAGGCAATTTCTGAGGCTCTCCCGGTAGCAAATTCCTCAAACCTGCAAACGCTCACCCGACCGCCCGCAACGAATGCTGCAACTGCCTGA
- the nagZ gene encoding beta-N-acetylhexosaminidase: protein MSGSQELKHFGNHLILGISGTTLNDDDKRVLSELKPIGVIFFAKNFLDGAPYQVWLESFKDLNSQIREYAERDSMFITLDHEGGRVIRTPMPITRFPHALLLRSHAREVAKATAVELKSLGINLSWAPVADVFSHPHNPVIGPRAFGNTPEIAAKDARDYYLGLQESGILGCAKHFPGHGDTSKDSHIELPILDLTLEDLRLRELVPFKALIEVQIPLIMTAHILFPKIDADVPATLSQAILKTILREELGFQGVVVSDDLDMKAISDMFMKPGTVARSFNAGCDLFIVSRNINSSSLERTYQIAEDFVDSLSKGSLDELVVEAARERIDKLLAVTPQYPVEILDKDILLQHAQLAIASCYS, encoded by the coding sequence ATGAGTGGTTCACAGGAGCTAAAACACTTTGGAAATCACCTGATTTTAGGTATTTCTGGCACTACACTAAACGATGACGATAAACGCGTACTCAGTGAATTAAAGCCGATTGGGGTGATATTTTTTGCTAAAAACTTTTTGGATGGCGCTCCATATCAAGTTTGGCTAGAAAGCTTCAAGGATTTAAACAGCCAGATACGAGAATATGCTGAACGTGATTCAATGTTTATAACTCTGGATCATGAAGGAGGTCGTGTCATTCGCACACCAATGCCAATTACGCGATTTCCTCATGCATTGTTGTTGCGATCGCACGCCCGCGAAGTAGCAAAAGCCACAGCAGTAGAATTAAAATCACTGGGAATAAATTTATCCTGGGCACCTGTCGCAGATGTTTTTTCCCATCCCCACAACCCCGTCATTGGGCCTCGTGCCTTTGGTAACACTCCCGAAATCGCCGCAAAAGATGCCCGTGACTACTACCTTGGACTTCAAGAATCAGGAATTTTGGGATGCGCCAAACACTTCCCCGGACATGGAGACACTAGCAAAGACTCTCACATTGAGCTACCAATACTGGATTTAACTTTAGAAGACCTGCGACTTCGAGAACTCGTACCTTTCAAAGCTCTAATCGAAGTACAGATACCTTTAATCATGACTGCCCATATTTTATTTCCCAAGATAGATGCTGATGTACCAGCAACGCTTTCTCAAGCTATCCTGAAAACCATACTTAGGGAAGAACTTGGCTTTCAGGGAGTGGTTGTATCTGACGACTTGGATATGAAAGCGATCTCAGATATGTTTATGAAACCTGGAACTGTAGCGCGGTCATTTAATGCAGGCTGCGATCTGTTTATTGTCTCGCGCAATATTAATTCATCATCTCTTGAAAGAACCTATCAGATTGCTGAAGATTTCGTTGATTCCCTCAGCAAGGGTAGCTTAGACGAATTAGTAGTGGAAGCAGCCCGAGAAAGAATCGATAAACTACTGGCAGTAACACCGCAATATCCCGTAGAAATTTTGGATAAAGATATACTATTGCAACATGCTCAACTAGCGATCGCTAGTTGCTATTCATAA